The Flexivirga oryzae genome has a segment encoding these proteins:
- a CDS encoding SDR family NAD(P)-dependent oxidoreductase, translating into MSDTGRVAGKVVVVTGAARGQGAAEVEALAREGATVLAVDVLDDEGMALEARLAGDGLSISYRRLDVTSESDWAGLAAAVRREHGRVNALINNAGVAARDRLPHVNLDVWHRTMDINVTGPLLGIQALVPLMGAGASIVNVCSVAAVSGHAAAPYTASKWALRGLTRTASLELGERGIRVNAVMPGLVETPLMESASPAFRAAAVAEIPLGRTGQVADIAPTMLFLVSDESAYYNGAELVIDGGLTAHVSHKGIADATRPATEES; encoded by the coding sequence ATGAGCGACACAGGCCGTGTGGCGGGCAAGGTCGTGGTCGTAACCGGCGCGGCCCGGGGGCAAGGCGCCGCCGAGGTCGAGGCGCTGGCCAGGGAAGGCGCCACCGTCCTCGCCGTCGATGTCCTGGACGACGAAGGTATGGCGCTCGAGGCACGTCTCGCCGGCGACGGGTTGTCCATCAGCTACCGGCGTCTGGACGTGACATCCGAGTCGGACTGGGCCGGTCTGGCCGCTGCCGTCCGACGGGAGCACGGCCGGGTCAACGCGCTGATCAACAACGCCGGCGTCGCAGCCCGCGACCGGTTGCCGCACGTCAACCTGGACGTGTGGCACCGCACGATGGACATCAACGTCACCGGTCCGCTGCTGGGCATCCAGGCGCTGGTGCCCCTGATGGGCGCGGGTGCGTCGATCGTCAACGTGTGCTCGGTGGCCGCGGTGTCCGGGCACGCGGCCGCGCCGTACACCGCGAGCAAGTGGGCGTTGCGCGGGCTGACCCGCACCGCGTCCTTGGAGCTGGGTGAGCGCGGCATCCGGGTGAATGCCGTGATGCCGGGTCTCGTCGAAACGCCGCTGATGGAGTCTGCCTCGCCTGCGTTCCGTGCCGCAGCCGTCGCTGAGATCCCGCTCGGGCGCACCGGGCAGGTGGCGGACATCGCGCCGACGATGTTGTTCCTGGTCTCCGATGAGTCGGCCTACTACAACGGCGCCGAGCTGGTCATCGACGGCGGGCTGACGGCGCACGTCTCGCACAAGGGCATCGCCGACGCCACCAGGCCCGCGACGGAGGAGTCATGA
- a CDS encoding VOC family protein gives MPGNVNPFGITHLRHVDLAVPDYGTQRSFYRDTWGLTEIGTDGKLSYFAAEGSPEQYIVRLRQAGDKRLDLISFGATDRAAVDALAAKLGSEGIRVVGAPGELQTAGGGYGFRFFDVDGRTIEVSSDVATRQHREIEEGEAIPVRISHAVMNSKDPNATRDWYARHLGFMLTDTLWGEHMGEMMHFMRCNDWHHSLAIARGPHTSVHHVSFEMRGLDEYMRGTGRVMRAGIKKIWGPGRHNAGNNTFSYFLDPSGNTMEYTTELDRLTTDEWHPHVFDIADPNTQDVWGTADAMSELIAKDSFNDPDRGVFVAPPV, from the coding sequence ATGCCCGGCAACGTCAACCCGTTCGGCATCACGCACCTGCGTCACGTCGACCTGGCCGTCCCCGACTACGGCACACAGCGGTCGTTCTACCGGGACACGTGGGGGCTCACCGAGATCGGCACGGACGGCAAACTGTCGTATTTCGCGGCGGAAGGCTCACCGGAGCAGTACATCGTTCGACTCCGCCAGGCCGGTGACAAGCGGCTGGATCTGATTTCGTTCGGCGCGACGGACCGCGCGGCCGTCGACGCGCTGGCCGCCAAGCTCGGCAGCGAGGGCATCCGGGTCGTCGGCGCGCCTGGGGAGCTGCAGACCGCCGGCGGCGGGTACGGCTTCCGCTTCTTCGACGTCGATGGCCGCACCATCGAGGTCTCCAGTGACGTCGCCACACGACAGCACCGGGAGATCGAGGAAGGCGAGGCGATCCCGGTGCGGATCTCGCACGCCGTGATGAACTCGAAAGACCCGAATGCGACTCGGGATTGGTATGCCAGGCACCTCGGCTTCATGCTCACCGACACCCTGTGGGGCGAGCACATGGGCGAGATGATGCATTTCATGCGGTGCAACGACTGGCACCACAGCTTGGCGATCGCCCGTGGACCGCACACCTCGGTGCACCACGTGTCCTTCGAGATGCGCGGCCTCGACGAATACATGCGCGGGACCGGCCGGGTGATGCGGGCCGGCATCAAGAAGATCTGGGGCCCCGGCCGGCACAACGCCGGCAACAACACCTTCAGCTACTTCCTGGACCCCAGCGGTAACACGATGGAGTACACCACTGAGCTGGACCGGCTGACGACCGACGAATGGCACCCGCACGTCTTCGACATCGCGGACCCGAACACGCAGGATGTGTGGGGGACGGCGGACGCGATGAGCGAGCTCATCGCCAAGGACTCCTTCAACGATCCTGACCGCGGCGTCTTCGTCGCCCCGCCGGTATGA